One window of Rhodothermales bacterium genomic DNA carries:
- a CDS encoding efflux RND transporter permease subunit, with translation MTITNLAIKYRTTVVVLTVTLVLGGIYSYTTIPKEAAPSIEVPNIVVTTVYPGASPDDIESLITQHVEREVQNVNGIKEIRSTSTEGVSSVIIEFEPDISIDEAFSKVRDKVDVARADLPNDVEEPIVSEIDFSEFPILVVNLSAPYPLPRLKEVAEELQDEIEGVPGILEVDLIGGLEREVQIDVDLVALQGYNVAFQDVVDAIRNENTNIPGGSVDVDALNFLVRVDGEFSEPSEISDLVVKSPGGTPIYVRDVANVTFGFKERESYSRLAVYQVEEIEGQLEVVAENPDTLPVISLNVKKRSGENILETVAAVDQVLAEYPFPNGTNVVITGDESEAVEELIMDLENSIISGLIFVIAVLLFFLGVRNATLVGIAIPLSMFISFTVFQALGYTLNFIILFSLIIALGMLVDNAIVIVENIYRFREEGYGRFEAARLATAEVAGAVIASTLTTVAVFVPMLFWPGVIGEFMSYMPLTLIVTLCCSLFVAIIINPVITGIFVRLESEDKPKRSKLQRRVFTAAIVALALMIGLANWKTLVVLAVAVPVLMILHARVMKPIGDRFVSTGLPRLIQRYRSFLDWMLVRDYSVKRAMLRNTAALVSLTAGFVLLVVSGLVSATLGGTSATIVLIPGVILLVIGVLGVVLHSLEAIYIGGKSSVRGGAIFGGISLALLLLMAMGPRTVAVSTIVDLLVLPIIIVVVGALGWAFNKRERLILTDNRSRLLNVSLGAFVAILTMFGLAPTGTEFFPTTDPRQVRITASGPLGMNIQASNQLATEVHSRILGLLESSEAAKDNVKSLLVNVGVGGDFDFGGGGASPERSRVTLNLVDYADRDEPSTETLARIRDQLQGIPGAEIEITQDSNGPPTGAPVNIEISGEEFVEIQRIAEEVKQMLVEAADTGAIPGLVDVRDNLNTGRPELQVEIDRERAARFGLNTSKVASTVRSAINGVEAGKWRDGEDEFDITVRLRESDRASLESLNNLTILDEGRQIPLTAVADLSVQGGLGSVTRLDLDRVATVSGDAAPGANGQAILAQVQQLLGPYQEALPPGYQMAYTGENEEFNESFSFLTIVLLVGVALIFMIMVAQFNSVSAPFIIMVAVGLSLIGVLLGLLLTRTPYGLMTFIGVISLAGIVVNNNIVLVDYAMQLRERGMAKHDAIIEAGATRLRPVLLTAMTTVLGLIPLTFGINIDFVGLLTNLDPNFQFGSENTQFWGPMGTAIISGLTFATFLTLVIVPVMYSVFDSVSERMSSKQPVTA, from the coding sequence ATGACCATTACCAATCTGGCTATCAAGTATCGCACGACCGTCGTTGTTCTGACGGTCACGCTGGTGCTGGGCGGCATCTACTCCTACACGACGATTCCGAAGGAAGCCGCTCCCTCCATCGAGGTGCCCAACATCGTGGTGACCACGGTGTACCCGGGGGCGTCTCCGGACGACATCGAGAGCCTGATCACGCAACACGTGGAGCGTGAGGTTCAGAACGTCAACGGCATCAAGGAAATCCGATCCACCTCCACCGAGGGGGTGTCCTCGGTGATCATCGAATTTGAGCCGGACATCTCCATCGACGAGGCGTTTTCGAAGGTTCGGGACAAGGTGGATGTGGCCAGGGCTGACCTGCCCAACGATGTCGAGGAGCCCATCGTCAGTGAAATCGACTTTTCGGAGTTCCCGATTCTGGTCGTCAACCTGTCAGCGCCGTACCCGCTGCCCCGCCTGAAGGAGGTGGCCGAGGAGCTTCAGGACGAGATCGAGGGCGTGCCGGGCATCCTCGAGGTGGACCTGATCGGTGGACTCGAGCGTGAGGTCCAGATCGATGTGGATCTCGTGGCCCTGCAGGGCTACAACGTGGCGTTCCAGGACGTGGTTGATGCCATTCGCAACGAGAATACCAACATCCCGGGCGGTTCCGTGGATGTCGATGCCCTGAACTTCCTGGTGCGCGTCGACGGCGAGTTTTCGGAGCCCTCCGAGATCAGCGACCTGGTGGTCAAAAGCCCCGGTGGCACTCCGATCTATGTGCGCGACGTGGCTAACGTGACGTTTGGCTTCAAGGAGCGCGAGTCATACTCCCGTCTGGCCGTGTACCAGGTCGAGGAAATCGAGGGCCAACTGGAGGTGGTCGCCGAAAACCCGGACACACTGCCGGTCATCAGCCTGAACGTCAAGAAGCGCTCCGGTGAGAACATCCTCGAGACTGTCGCGGCCGTGGATCAGGTGCTGGCTGAGTATCCGTTCCCGAACGGGACGAACGTCGTGATTACGGGCGATGAGTCCGAAGCGGTCGAGGAACTCATCATGGACCTGGAGAACAGCATCATCTCGGGGCTGATTTTCGTGATCGCCGTGCTGCTGTTCTTCCTGGGCGTGCGCAACGCGACGCTGGTGGGCATCGCCATTCCGCTCTCGATGTTCATCTCGTTCACGGTCTTCCAGGCCCTGGGCTACACGCTGAACTTCATCATCCTCTTCTCACTGATCATTGCGCTCGGCATGCTCGTCGACAACGCAATCGTGATCGTAGAGAACATCTACCGATTCAGGGAAGAGGGTTACGGGCGGTTTGAGGCCGCCCGGCTGGCGACGGCCGAGGTGGCCGGCGCCGTGATCGCCTCCACGCTCACGACCGTGGCGGTGTTCGTGCCCATGCTCTTCTGGCCGGGCGTGATTGGCGAGTTCATGAGCTACATGCCGCTCACGCTGATCGTCACACTCTGTTGTTCGCTCTTTGTGGCGATCATCATCAACCCGGTCATCACCGGCATCTTTGTGCGTCTGGAGTCCGAGGACAAGCCGAAGCGGTCCAAGCTGCAGCGCAGGGTGTTTACGGCCGCGATTGTGGCGCTGGCACTCATGATCGGGCTGGCCAACTGGAAGACACTCGTGGTGCTTGCGGTGGCCGTCCCGGTTCTCATGATTCTGCACGCGCGAGTCATGAAGCCCATCGGGGACCGTTTTGTCTCCACAGGCCTCCCTCGTCTGATCCAGCGGTACCGGTCCTTCCTTGACTGGATGCTGGTCCGAGACTACAGCGTCAAGCGCGCCATGCTGCGCAACACGGCCGCCCTGGTCAGTTTGACCGCGGGTTTCGTGCTCCTGGTCGTTTCCGGCCTGGTCTCGGCAACCCTCGGCGGTACGAGCGCCACGATTGTGCTCATTCCCGGCGTCATTTTGCTGGTGATCGGCGTGCTGGGCGTGGTGCTGCATTCCCTCGAGGCCATTTACATCGGGGGCAAGAGCTCCGTGCGGGGCGGCGCCATTTTTGGCGGCATCTCGCTCGCACTGCTGCTGCTCATGGCAATGGGGCCGCGCACCGTGGCGGTCAGCACCATTGTGGATCTGCTGGTGCTGCCCATCATCATTGTGGTCGTGGGCGCACTCGGCTGGGCGTTCAACAAACGAGAGCGCCTGATCCTCACCGACAACCGCTCGCGCCTGCTCAACGTGTCGCTCGGCGCATTCGTGGCCATCCTGACCATGTTTGGTCTGGCGCCCACAGGCACCGAGTTCTTCCCGACGACGGACCCACGTCAGGTACGCATCACGGCCTCCGGCCCGCTGGGCATGAACATCCAGGCCTCCAACCAGCTGGCCACGGAAGTGCATTCACGCATCCTGGGCCTGCTGGAGTCCTCTGAGGCGGCCAAGGACAACGTGAAGAGCCTGCTCGTCAACGTCGGAGTCGGCGGTGACTTTGACTTCGGAGGCGGGGGCGCCAGCCCGGAACGGTCCCGCGTGACGCTGAACCTGGTGGATTATGCCGACCGGGATGAGCCGTCCACGGAGACGCTGGCTCGAATCCGGGATCAGCTCCAGGGAATTCCTGGTGCTGAGATCGAGATCACGCAGGACTCGAACGGCCCGCCGACCGGCGCACCGGTCAACATTGAGATCTCCGGGGAGGAGTTTGTCGAGATCCAGCGCATTGCCGAGGAAGTCAAGCAGATGCTGGTCGAGGCCGCCGACACCGGCGCCATCCCAGGCCTGGTGGACGTACGTGACAACCTCAACACCGGACGGCCCGAGCTCCAGGTGGAAATCGACCGCGAGCGGGCAGCCCGGTTCGGACTGAACACCAGCAAGGTGGCCTCCACCGTGCGTTCGGCCATCAACGGTGTCGAGGCCGGCAAGTGGCGGGACGGCGAGGACGAGTTCGACATCACCGTGCGGCTGCGCGAGTCGGACCGGGCCAGCCTGGAAAGCCTGAACAACCTGACCATCCTGGACGAAGGCAGGCAGATTCCGCTGACAGCGGTCGCCGACCTGAGCGTGCAGGGCGGACTCGGCTCGGTTACCCGTCTGGACCTGGATCGCGTGGCGACCGTCAGCGGTGACGCTGCCCCCGGCGCCAACGGTCAGGCGATCCTGGCGCAGGTCCAGCAGCTCCTGGGGCCCTACCAGGAAGCGCTGCCTCCCGGGTACCAGATGGCCTACACCGGCGAGAACGAGGAATTCAATGAGAGCTTCAGCTTCCTGACCATCGTACTCCTCGTGGGTGTCGCGCTGATTTTTATGATCATGGTCGCGCAGTTCAACAGCGTGAGCGCCCCGTTCATCATCATGGTGGCCGTCGGCCTGTCGCTGATCGGCGTGCTGCTCGGCCTCCTGCTCACCCGCACCCCGTATGGTCTGATGACCTTCATCGGCGTCATCAGTCTGGCCGGTATCGTGGTGAACAACAACATCGTCCTGGTCGACTACGCCATGCAGCTGCGAGAGCGCGGCATGGCCAAGCATGACGCCATCATCGAGGCCGGGGCCACCCGACTGCGACCGGTGCTGCTTACCGCCATGACGACCGTGCTCGGCCTGATTCCGCTGACCTTCGGCATCAACATCGACTTCGTGGGCCTGCTGACGAATCTGGATCCCAACTTCCAGTTCGGCTCCGAGAACACGCAGTTTTGGGGTCCGATGGGCACCGCCATT